One Weissella coleopterorum DNA segment encodes these proteins:
- the ftsA gene encoding cell division protein FtsA → MANHGVIVGLDVGTSTVKVLVADVRDQQVNVIAVGRSISHGVKRGMVVDIDAAAQDIQAALSQVKEQTNQDFTEVIASIPANAIQMRMVRGTVTSQDSQHISYQDVIAATKSAINIPLEHDQAVLDLTGQDFTVDDLTGVLDPNDMVGSHLTLNATAYVGPRLLISNLRSAIERAGLNLRDLVLAPLAASQTIATDAEQEFGTILLDLGAGQTTATIVQNHQIKFISTYGAGGANITKDIGTVLSISNQDAEQLKLDAGVAAPQFANEAHLLTVNPVGKKPIRISELELSEIIGARMQQIVTKLGERLDTVSAFQLPGGMIVSGGSATLRHTQDILQAAYGINAKLFMPHEIGLQNPAFVGSWALVNYAAQQTKVALIVKQAMLGIPITVEPKTIVAPKSDQYIVRKTVEPNEEDDMRRFRQTGPESSSEKASKPTIVERLKLWFSELFN, encoded by the coding sequence ATGGCTAATCACGGCGTTATTGTTGGCCTTGATGTAGGAACTAGTACTGTTAAAGTGTTAGTTGCTGATGTTAGAGATCAACAGGTGAATGTGATTGCGGTCGGGAGATCAATTTCCCATGGCGTCAAGCGAGGGATGGTTGTAGATATTGATGCTGCAGCACAAGATATCCAAGCAGCCCTATCGCAAGTTAAAGAACAAACAAATCAAGATTTTACTGAAGTGATTGCTAGTATTCCAGCCAATGCAATTCAAATGCGGATGGTGCGTGGAACAGTTACTTCGCAAGATTCACAGCATATATCCTATCAAGATGTAATCGCTGCTACTAAATCTGCAATTAATATTCCGTTAGAACATGATCAAGCGGTGCTTGATCTTACGGGCCAAGATTTTACGGTTGATGATTTAACCGGTGTGTTAGATCCAAACGATATGGTTGGATCACATTTGACTTTAAATGCAACCGCGTACGTCGGTCCTCGATTGTTAATTTCAAATTTGCGATCTGCAATTGAAAGAGCAGGTCTTAATTTACGAGATTTAGTCTTAGCGCCTCTTGCAGCAAGTCAAACAATTGCAACGGATGCTGAACAAGAATTTGGAACGATCTTATTAGATTTGGGGGCTGGTCAAACTACGGCAACCATCGTTCAAAATCATCAAATTAAATTTATTTCAACTTATGGTGCTGGTGGTGCTAATATAACAAAGGATATTGGCACCGTGCTAAGTATTAGTAATCAAGATGCTGAACAGCTGAAATTAGATGCTGGAGTTGCTGCACCACAATTTGCAAATGAAGCGCATTTGTTAACTGTGAACCCAGTTGGCAAAAAACCAATTCGGATTTCAGAATTAGAACTAAGTGAAATTATTGGAGCACGCATGCAACAAATTGTCACGAAGTTGGGTGAGCGTTTAGACACCGTTTCAGCTTTTCAGTTACCAGGTGGTATGATTGTATCGGGTGGAAGCGCTACTTTGCGACATACACAAGATATATTGCAAGCGGCTTATGGTATTAATGCAAAATTATTTATGCCGCATGAAATTGGTTTGCAAAATCCGGCATTTGTTGGTTCTTGGGCTTTGGTAAATTATGCTGCGCAACAGACTAAGGTGGCATTGATTGTAAAACAAGCAATGTTAGGTATTCCCATCACTGTTGAGCCTAAAACAATTGTTGCACCAAAGTCAGATCAATATATTGTCCGAAAGACAGTTGAACCAAATGAAGAGGATGACATGAGGCGGTTCCGTCAAACTGGTCCGGAATCTTCATCAGAAAAAGCTAGTAAACCTACGATCGTAGAACGCTTAAAACTTTGGTTTAGTGAGTTATTTAATTAA
- a CDS encoding DivIVA domain-containing protein — translation MALTPQEIHSKDFTSRGRGFDKVEVNDFLDQVVIDFENLINENQTLKTKVADAEANAQQVEEMKQSVNSSILIAQEAAERLKKQTESEVEATRSQAESQAQKTVLDATSKANGIITKANNDADQIKNDSQAEIDRLKAEKDALNQEMTAFKSKLTGILKNQIDLVNNDADWADISNSTVSSSASDEMVSSEAATSVAVASSSAAPKASSMASSSADLDFEAAVQAKLAEFSGDNKKNAAKTDEVDTVVVLPEKDENKGQFLNKD, via the coding sequence ATGGCATTAACACCACAAGAAATTCACTCAAAAGATTTTACTAGTCGTGGGCGCGGATTTGATAAAGTTGAGGTCAATGACTTTTTGGATCAAGTTGTAATTGATTTTGAGAACTTGATTAATGAAAATCAAACTTTGAAGACTAAGGTGGCTGATGCAGAAGCCAATGCTCAACAGGTTGAGGAAATGAAACAATCAGTTAATTCTTCAATTTTGATTGCTCAAGAAGCTGCGGAACGTTTGAAGAAGCAGACTGAATCTGAAGTCGAAGCAACTCGTTCACAAGCAGAGTCACAAGCTCAAAAGACAGTACTTGATGCAACATCAAAGGCTAACGGTATTATTACAAAAGCCAATAATGATGCAGATCAAATTAAGAATGACTCACAAGCTGAGATTGATCGTTTAAAGGCTGAAAAGGATGCTTTGAATCAAGAAATGACAGCATTTAAGAGTAAATTAACTGGAATTTTGAAGAATCAAATTGATCTTGTTAATAATGATGCTGATTGGGCGGATATTTCTAATTCAACAGTTAGTTCTTCGGCTTCTGATGAGATGGTATCATCAGAAGCCGCTACGTCTGTTGCAGTGGCTTCATCATCAGCGGCTCCAAAAGCGTCTTCGATGGCGTCGTCATCAGCTGATTTAGATTTTGAAGCGGCTGTACAAGCTAAATTAGCTGAATTCTCTGGAGATAATAAAAAAAATGCTGCTAAAACTGACGAGGTCGATACAGTGGTTGTGTTACCAGAAAAAGATGAAAATAAAGGTCAATTCTTGAATAAAGATTAG
- a CDS encoding RNA-binding protein, with protein MVDQIKQHFRAYESPFIDFAEGLLRQVHDEYRPILTDFLNPRQRYIVETLINGDDEVKVVFWGGYDDAENQRGLFIPSYYEWQISDFDLRVLQINYPVKFAELHHSDILGALVNAGLQRNRIGDIIVDEQQNWQVIVTDPIAQYIQQSPDLTRIGRVKVHYLNVENDNVLEPLQDYLLEETLVTSLRLDIIVANGYNISRSKAKELIEHGLVKINWTVMERPDEVVAINDLISVRRYGRLKITALNGQTKKDKWRISLNIIKK; from the coding sequence GTGGTTGATCAGATAAAACAACATTTTCGAGCTTATGAATCACCTTTCATTGACTTTGCTGAAGGGCTTTTAAGGCAAGTCCATGACGAATATCGTCCAATTCTAACCGACTTCTTAAATCCGCGCCAACGTTATATCGTGGAGACATTGATTAATGGAGATGATGAGGTTAAAGTGGTATTTTGGGGTGGTTATGATGATGCTGAAAATCAAAGAGGACTATTTATTCCTAGTTATTATGAATGGCAGATTAGTGATTTTGATTTAAGAGTTTTGCAGATTAACTATCCTGTAAAATTTGCTGAGCTACATCATAGTGATATTTTAGGAGCATTAGTTAATGCAGGATTACAAAGAAATCGAATTGGGGATATCATTGTTGATGAACAACAAAATTGGCAAGTGATTGTTACAGATCCAATTGCTCAGTACATTCAACAGTCACCAGACTTAACTAGAATTGGACGAGTTAAGGTGCATTATTTAAATGTAGAAAATGATAATGTATTAGAACCATTACAGGATTATTTGCTAGAAGAGACGTTAGTGACTTCGTTAAGATTGGATATTATTGTAGCAAATGGTTATAATATATCTAGGTCCAAAGCAAAAGAACTAATTGAACATGGTTTGGTTAAGATAAACTGGACCGTGATGGAACGACCTGATGAAGTCGTTGCAATTAATGATTTAATTTCTGTCCGTCGTTATGGACGTTTGAAGATAACGGCGTTAAATGGACAAACTAAAAAAGACAAATGGCGAATTAGCTTAAATATTATCAAAAAATAG
- a CDS encoding cell division protein SepF, translating into METFKKFFNSDEEDYEYSSSSQGYYDEPVATADESAANTAATNPVNNTDSRPKSKQQQRPNVLAMDAQLGDLAKIVVFEPRIYSDVKEIVNEILNGNAALINFSSIDNAQSMRIVDYLAGAAQSVEGSVQRIGESIFLATPHNFEISGTISQNLGNSFEN; encoded by the coding sequence ATGGAAACATTTAAAAAATTTTTTAATTCTGATGAAGAAGACTATGAGTATAGTTCTTCATCACAAGGCTACTATGATGAACCAGTGGCAACTGCAGATGAGAGTGCTGCAAACACGGCAGCAACTAATCCGGTAAACAATACTGATTCACGGCCTAAGTCAAAACAACAACAGCGACCTAATGTTTTAGCAATGGATGCTCAATTAGGTGATTTGGCTAAGATTGTTGTCTTTGAGCCACGAATTTATTCTGACGTTAAAGAAATTGTAAACGAAATTTTAAATGGAAATGCAGCGTTGATTAATTTTAGTTCGATTGATAATGCACAATCAATGAGAATTGTGGATTATTTAGCAGGGGCCGCACAGTCTGTGGAAGGTAGTGTTCAAAGAATTGGGGAGTCTATTTTTTTGGCAACACCACACAATTTTGAAATCTCAGGGACAATTTCACAAAATTTGGGAAATTCGTTTGAAAATTAA
- the ftsZ gene encoding cell division protein FtsZ, protein MEMQMENQPVGAAIKVIGVGGGGGNAIAQMVASGVSGVQFIVANTDAQALASSPAEVKIQIGSKATKGLGAGARPEVGADAASESEAEIAEALNGADMVFVTAGMGGGTGTGAAPIIARIAKEAGALTVGVVTRPFSFEGPKRGTAAAEGLANLKKNVDSLIVVSNNNLLQVLDRNTTMVDAFKMADSVLVNGVSGISQLITNPGLINVDFADVKTVMENKGTAVMGIASASGESAATDATKAAIKSPLLESKIDGATDVLLSVKGSYSMPLFAAQEAADAIKEAAGDDVNVIFGTTLDESLGEEIVVTVVATGIDREAQPKPELKLNQTNSNQTKTTNDGNAALNNNVKTNDPFAGWNAYDTNQSLNSNSADATTMNESNSELQSFDTFSSNDAEDEEEVERPPFFNWKNRGNN, encoded by the coding sequence ATGGAAATGCAAATGGAAAATCAACCGGTTGGAGCAGCAATTAAGGTGATTGGTGTCGGTGGTGGTGGTGGAAACGCAATCGCTCAGATGGTCGCTAGCGGTGTTAGTGGCGTACAATTTATTGTAGCTAATACAGATGCACAAGCCCTTGCTAGTTCACCAGCAGAAGTTAAGATCCAAATTGGATCAAAAGCGACTAAAGGACTCGGAGCAGGAGCTCGACCTGAAGTTGGGGCTGATGCTGCATCAGAATCTGAAGCTGAAATTGCTGAAGCTTTAAATGGAGCTGATATGGTCTTTGTCACAGCTGGAATGGGCGGTGGAACCGGAACTGGTGCAGCACCTATTATCGCACGGATTGCTAAAGAAGCAGGGGCCTTAACGGTGGGAGTGGTTACTCGTCCGTTTAGTTTTGAAGGACCAAAACGTGGTACCGCAGCTGCTGAAGGCCTTGCAAACTTAAAGAAAAATGTTGATTCATTGATCGTGGTTTCAAACAATAATTTGTTACAAGTTTTGGATCGTAATACAACAATGGTAGATGCTTTTAAAATGGCAGATTCGGTCTTAGTAAACGGAGTGAGTGGAATATCACAATTAATTACTAATCCCGGGTTAATCAATGTCGACTTTGCGGATGTTAAGACAGTAATGGAAAATAAGGGAACTGCTGTTATGGGAATTGCATCGGCTAGTGGAGAAAGTGCTGCTACAGATGCAACCAAGGCTGCCATTAAATCACCATTACTTGAATCTAAAATTGATGGAGCTACTGATGTGTTGCTATCAGTTAAGGGAAGCTATAGCATGCCTTTGTTCGCAGCACAAGAAGCAGCTGATGCAATTAAAGAAGCTGCCGGCGATGATGTCAATGTCATCTTCGGAACAACTTTGGATGAATCACTAGGCGAAGAAATAGTAGTAACGGTGGTTGCAACTGGAATCGATCGAGAAGCTCAACCAAAGCCAGAATTAAAGTTGAATCAAACCAATTCAAATCAAACCAAGACCACTAATGATGGAAATGCAGCACTTAATAATAATGTTAAGACTAATGATCCGTTTGCTGGTTGGAATGCATACGATACAAATCAGAGTTTGAATTCAAATTCAGCTGATGCAACAACAATGAACGAATCAAATTCTGAGCTTCAATCATTTGATACTTTTTCATCAAACGACGCGGAAGATGAAGAAGAAGTGGAACGCCCACCGTTCTTTAATTGGAAAAACCGTGGTAACAACTAA
- a CDS encoding YggT family protein, with amino-acid sequence MNLIFALVHFGIAGLELLIVITALMSWFPGALQSKFGQWATQMSDLIVEPVRKVMPRTGMLDFSPLIAILILEAAELGLRMLSQMF; translated from the coding sequence ATGAATTTAATCTTTGCTTTAGTACATTTTGGAATTGCTGGATTAGAATTATTGATTGTTATTACTGCTTTAATGTCATGGTTTCCAGGCGCTTTGCAAAGTAAGTTTGGACAATGGGCCACGCAAATGAGTGATTTAATTGTTGAACCAGTTCGTAAGGTAATGCCTAGGACGGGGATGTTAGACTTTTCACCATTGATTGCAATTTTAATTTTAGAAGCAGCCGAATTAGGACTAAGAATGCTTAGTCAAATGTTTTAA